In Sphingobacterium zeae, one genomic interval encodes:
- a CDS encoding lysylphosphatidylglycerol synthase transmembrane domain-containing protein: protein MDRRKGLKIAKNIAKIVVTAGALYWVFSKVSLKDLKEAIIHSNPLYLFFALVAYSISIFISSSRLLTFLKAIGLDITEKYNLKLYQLGLFYNLILPGGVGGDGYKIFFLRKRFNIKGRKLFTALFLDRLSGLWALCLIIAALVTYMPQLGIPNYLTIILFTLGSILYYFIVTKFFKEYKSTFLRAHLKAIGVQSMQVIAAILILYALGFSGKFSPYLFLFLASSLVSIIPFSVGGLGMRELVIMWGAGIFHVDSHNAVLITLLFYIISALVALSGIYYIFHPKAIGEDKLPTVEEVEQSQKLEE, encoded by the coding sequence ATGGATAGAAGAAAAGGGCTTAAAATAGCCAAAAATATAGCAAAGATTGTTGTTACGGCGGGCGCCTTATATTGGGTATTCAGCAAGGTATCGTTAAAAGACCTAAAAGAAGCCATCATCCATTCCAACCCACTTTACCTATTCTTTGCTCTAGTCGCGTATAGTATCTCTATTTTTATTTCCTCTTCACGTTTATTGACGTTTTTAAAAGCAATCGGCCTGGATATTACCGAAAAATATAACTTAAAACTGTATCAACTTGGTCTATTTTATAACCTTATTCTACCTGGTGGTGTTGGCGGAGACGGGTACAAGATATTCTTCCTCAGGAAACGATTTAATATTAAAGGAAGAAAATTATTTACGGCTCTATTTTTAGACAGGTTAAGTGGTTTATGGGCATTATGCCTTATCATCGCAGCACTGGTTACCTATATGCCACAGCTGGGAATTCCAAACTATCTGACCATTATTTTATTTACTTTAGGGAGCATTCTCTATTATTTTATCGTCACCAAGTTCTTTAAAGAATACAAATCAACATTCTTAAGAGCTCATTTAAAAGCCATCGGCGTACAGTCGATGCAAGTGATCGCAGCAATCCTCATTCTTTACGCTTTAGGTTTTAGCGGTAAATTCTCCCCTTACCTGTTTTTATTTCTGGCCTCTTCGCTTGTTTCAATCATCCCCTTTTCCGTTGGAGGTTTAGGCATGCGCGAACTTGTAATTATGTGGGGAGCGGGTATCTTTCATGTCGACTCACACAATGCGGTTTTAATCACATTGTTATTTTATATTATTTCTGCTCTCGTTGCGCTTTCGGGCATTTATTATATCTTCCATCCCAAAGCCATCGGAGAAGATAAATTGCCTACGGTCGAAGAAGTTGAACAAAGTCAAAAACTAGAAGAATAA